Part of the Halodesulfurarchaeum formicicum genome is shown below.
ACCTCGACCGGAAACGTCTCCCCAGTGGCAGTCCGGTGTTCGGTCTCGAAGACGTACTCCCCCTGGGTCGTGACCGTCTCGATTCGCTCCTCGACGTGTTCGGCTTCCGCCGGCACGTCCAGATCTGCCGGCGTCATCTCGGCGAGGTCGGCCTCGGTGTAGCCATAGCGTTCACAGGCCGCCTGGTTGACAAAGAGGAACGGTCCGTCCGTGGCGTGAACGAACACCGCGTCGTTCATCCGCTCGAGCACCGTTTCGAGTTCCCGCTGGCGCTCGCGCCGGTCGGTGATCTCCCGGTAGACCCAGAGATGGCCCCGACCCTCCGGGAGTTCGAGCGGGCGGTAGCTCCGTTCGAGCGTTCGGCCGTCGGCCAGCGTGAGTTCCTCGTGATCGACCGGCGTTCGGTTCCCGACCAGTTCGGTGATCCGGTCGGCAAACGTCTCGGGGGTGTCGAACTGTCCCTTGACTTCCTCGATCAGCGCCTCGCAATCCGCTCCCTCGACCTCGGTCGGTGAGCCCGGCATATCGAGCAGCGAGAAGAGTCGCTGGTTTGTCACCAGAACCGACCGGGACTCGTCCTCGACGAGGATCCCCTGGGGGAGGGTCTCGACCAGCTTCGAGAGGACCGCGTTCGTCCGTTTGAGATCTTCCTCCCGGGCTTTGGTGTCAGTGATGTCCTGGAGGGTTCCACGAACGCGGGTGACTGTTCCATCTTCGAGCTGCGGTTCGCCCCGCGCCCGGACCCACTTGTGTTCGCCCTGTTCGTCAACGACCCGGAGTTCGAGGTCGTACGGTTCGCCCTGGTCGATGGCCCGCTCGTAGGCCTCCCTGATCGTCTCCCGGTCCTCAGGGTGGAAGTACTCGATCCCCTCCCCGGGATCGGGTTCGTAATCGAGGGGCAGGCCGTAGATGCGGCTGACCTGCTCGGTCCACCAGCCCGTCTCGGCCAAAACATCGGTCTCCCAGGCCCCCAGATCGGCGATCGACTGGGCCTGGTCGAACAGGTCCGTGAGCCGCTCTAGCTGGTCGATCTGGGTGGCGTTGCGTTCCTGCATCGACACCCGATGGTACGCATGGGCGATCGACTCCCCCAGGTCGGAGAGCAGCGTGACCTCCCGGGTGTCGAAGGCGTTCGGCCGGTCGGCATACACGTTCAGCACCCCGTACTGGGTGTCCTCGTAGGTCAACGGGATCGCCGCGCTCGACCGAAAACCCTGTTCGAGGGCCGTCTCGCGCCAGGGCTCGTAGTCGGGATCCTCGCTGATGTCCTGGACGACGGTCAGTTCATCTTCACGCAGGGCGCGAGCCGTCGGTCCCTGGGCGAGGTCGCCGCCCTCGGCCGCGATATCGATCGACGAGAGATACGCAGACTCAGTCCCGGCCGTCGAGCGCGGCTCGATGGTGTCGGTCGTCTCATCGAGGTCGCCGATCCAGGCAAACCGGTACGGATCCGCCGCGCTGAGGATCGAACAGACCTGTTCGTCGATCTCGGCCCGTGTTTCGGCCCGGACGAGTGCCTCGTTTACCTTCCGAACGACGACGTTGATCCGTCGGGCCGCGGCCGCCTGGCGTTCGGCCCGGACCTGCTCGACCGCGTTTCGGATGCGATTGGCCAAAAGCGAGAACCGGTTCTCGCCGGGCCGTTTTTTCAGGTAGTCGGTGACACCGGCTCGGATCGCTTCGCTAGCGATGACTTCCGAGCCCTCGCCCGTAAAGAGGAGGAATGGGAGATCCGGCTCGGACTCCCGGACGGCCGCCAGGAGTTCGAGCCCGTCCATCCCGGGTAGTTTGTAGTCACTGACGACACAATCGAACTGCCCGTCCCCGAGCCTATCGAGGGCCGCAGCCCCGTTGGCAGCGGTTTCGATCCTGAACCGGTCGTCCGTGGCTTCGAGTGCCTCCCGAAGCAGTGAGCCGAAATTCGGGTCGTCGTCGACGTGAAGCACGACGATCTCCGGACTCGGCTCGGCCATGGTAGAAGTTCAGCGGCCAGTTATATAACTCGACTGGGAGCGGCCCACGGGACCGCTTTCGACGGCTCCGGGTATCTCACCTACAGCAGTTGATCGAGCTGATGGCCTCGTCGATCGATGTCGAAGTGGGGCTGGATCCGGCCGCTCGCGTCGAGCCGATCGAGCAACAGGAACACGTCCACACCCGCCTCTTCGGCCAGCGCGGCGAGCCCTTCGATCTCGCCGCGGTAGAGCGCGAGTGAGTCGAGCAGTCCCAACAGTGACGCCGCGATCGCCCCGGCCTCGCCGGCAGGGAAATCGGTGAGGACGGCGTCGAAATCGGGCGGGTCGGTCGGCGGCTCCGCCAGTGGAGTAACCGTCAAACAGTCGGCACAGATCTCGGCCCCGGCGCGCTCGTCGGGACAGTGTGTGCGGGCACGATCCGGGATAGGGTAGGCGACTGTCGGGCCGCCACAGTTCGGACAGGACATAACAAAGGGAAACCGCCGCGCGGGAAAACCCCGTTGTTCAGGACTCGGCTT
Proteins encoded:
- a CDS encoding PAS domain S-box protein, with the protein product MAEPSPEIVVLHVDDDPNFGSLLREALEATDDRFRIETAANGAAALDRLGDGQFDCVVSDYKLPGMDGLELLAAVRESEPDLPFLLFTGEGSEVIASEAIRAGVTDYLKKRPGENRFSLLANRIRNAVEQVRAERQAAAARRINVVVRKVNEALVRAETRAEIDEQVCSILSAADPYRFAWIGDLDETTDTIEPRSTAGTESAYLSSIDIAAEGGDLAQGPTARALREDELTVVQDISEDPDYEPWRETALEQGFRSSAAIPLTYEDTQYGVLNVYADRPNAFDTREVTLLSDLGESIAHAYHRVSMQERNATQIDQLERLTDLFDQAQSIADLGAWETDVLAETGWWTEQVSRIYGLPLDYEPDPGEGIEYFHPEDRETIREAYERAIDQGEPYDLELRVVDEQGEHKWVRARGEPQLEDGTVTRVRGTLQDITDTKAREEDLKRTNAVLSKLVETLPQGILVEDESRSVLVTNQRLFSLLDMPGSPTEVEGADCEALIEEVKGQFDTPETFADRITELVGNRTPVDHEELTLADGRTLERSYRPLELPEGRGHLWVYREITDRRERQRELETVLERMNDAVFVHATDGPFLFVNQAACERYGYTEADLAEMTPADLDVPAEAEHVEERIETVTTQGEYVFETEHRTATGETFPVEVSASRITFRGEPAVLSIVRDVTERKAQADRLRRQNARLEEFASVVSHDLRNPLNVAQGRIELARETGSTDHLTAAKDGVDRSLELIEDMLALARAGEGASEAEPVALSEFAATCWTQVDTDPAALTVEATGTILADRSRFRQLLENLFRNAVEHGGEAVTVTVGDLEDGFYVADDGAGIPEAEQNAVFETGHTESASGNGLGLSIVTQIADAHGWELAVTESEAGGARFEFRGVSRPD
- a CDS encoding DUF6276 family protein, producing the protein MSCPNCGGPTVAYPIPDRARTHCPDERAGAEICADCLTVTPLAEPPTDPPDFDAVLTDFPAGEAGAIAASLLGLLDSLALYRGEIEGLAALAEEAGVDVFLLLDRLDASGRIQPHFDIDRRGHQLDQLL